Proteins encoded within one genomic window of Aegilops tauschii subsp. strangulata cultivar AL8/78 unplaced genomic scaffold, Aet v6.0 Super-Scaffold_267, whole genome shotgun sequence:
- the LOC109776401 gene encoding uncharacterized protein: protein MPPRRRRGTGYRGVRVRPSGTYSAEIWSGGGMRLRLGTFDTAQEGARAYDAAAWRLLRSRQDMNFADVATRERAQELVPFPRLLTDKDRRKHRRREHRLRLAEMDDQAMALWSYRFPHEIINGEQFFAQRRAERAKRREEPAAYREDKRTRKAVAKYNEALGDASSWDSGDERFLDAYAPMSEEDIIETESESDE, encoded by the coding sequence atgccgcctcgccgccggcgaggtacgggctaccgcggcgtccgcgtgCGTCCGTCCGGCACCTACTCCGCCGAGATTTGGTCGGGCGGCGGCATGAGGCTCCGTCTCGGAACCTTTGACACCGCCCAGGAGggcgcccgcgcgtacgacgctgCGGCGTGGCGCCTCCTGCGGTCCCGTCAGGACATGAACTTCGCTGATGTggcgacgcgggagcgggcacaggagTTGGTGCCTTTCCCGCGGCTTCTCACCGACAAGGATCGTCGCAAGCACCGGAGGCGGGAACATCGTCTCAGGCTGGCCGAGATGGACGACCAAGCTATGGCGCTGTGGAGCTATCGCTTCCCGCACGAAATCATCAATGGGGAACAGTTCTTCGCCCAGAGGAGGGCGGAGAGagcgaagaggagggaggagccagccgcctatcgcgaggacaagcgaaCGCGGAAGGCGGTCGCTAAATACAACGAAGCGCTAGGAGATGCGTCTTCCTGGGACTCCGGCGACGAGCGGTTTCTTGACGCCTACGCTCCGatgtcggaggaggacatcatcGAGACAGAGTCCGAGTCGgacgagtag